The window ATggagaaaaataaactatacaAGTCAAATTGACcaattaacttaaaaattttcgtAAGAGTTTTTTATTTGGTACTTCCCCTATGTTAAATATCTTAGAAAGTTGAATTGGAAAGTTGTCTTTTTCGCCATCATTCTGCCTCAGAATCTTAACACAGTCATCATATAGAAACCGGAAGTCATAGATTTAGAAAACTACTTCAAAAGTattcaaagaaattttcttattttagtaattttaatttcattcaTTCATAAATCCCACTTCCTATTCTAAGGTAGGGCTATATCACATGAATTGTGTTTGACTGGCCTGCACAACCAAAGGATGCAATTGTCAGTTTTTATACTAAACTCCAGCTGCTCAAATTGTGaagtcatttggttgtgcacctCTGCACTAGACCCGGAAACCAAATGTCACAAATTCGGAATTCTggaatttgatttttttgaatcAGCCCgggttcaaaaataaaaatttgaagataagttttgattttattttaactttatttcacattgcacagGTTTTGACTGGTTTGTACTTTATGGCAAGAGCACACCCGagatttttaggtcaaaatgacaATGCGTACTCGCAGGCCAAAACGAGGTGGGTCTCTAAAAGAGCAAGACAAACTGACAATGCCTTCTCTTCCATTTGTGCTATAAGATGATTTGATTACGAGTCAAGGTGCACACTTGGCTGGCTGCGCAGACCCGAGATTTGAcccaacattttcaaaaagttatttttaatcTGATTTTTTAACATCAACTTTGAACGTCGGAATATTTTTCACTGTTTAGCCTTTTTGTCCCGTTTTCATGGAATGACCCCTCGGTGAATTCTGCCATGAAATACAGACCGACAAATTGAAGGTTTGAATGAGGAGGAGATAATatatagaaaagaaattatgacgtaataattagGCTACTCGATCCTGATAAAGGAGAGAAAAAGTAATCACATTACAACTTTTTCGGATATTTACTGCAATTACTGCTGATcgcttttacatattttcaaaataaaagacTGGAACCAGTTACTGAATTGAAACGTCACCACTAGCGCCACTCATGTGTTTAACTTCGGATCAAGAGAGGATTTAGCACTACCATCTATTGGACAGCATTGGCATCTTTTTCCGTACATCATTGTCGATGTACCAGAGAAGTTTCCATCTTGCAAATGTGTGCATTCATGCTGTACAAAGTCGGGCTATTCAACAACGCCCTTCCTTAGTGCTATGGCCATCAGAAACCGGGTTCTTGCTTGAGATGGGGTTTCCTTTACAGTAggtttcttttcccatcctCTGATGTACAGcactgaagcaattttcaatcatcagttgcttgaacacaccacctgctcatttgcttaatttttcgcttttttaaacttatgttttatggatttaactaagtataggtttagtggccgtgctagttgttaccagcaaatatcaacgttatttctcttgagtatgttttaagccttttcggcttcgctactttttcttgttcattggcgcgtgctagtaacaactggcttgatttttcgtctcCACTgcgcttttaacaaaaaataaatgaaggaATGAAGGAATGTAAACCTGAACAgacatttatttaaatgctTTTCCTGTTGTGAATTGTTTAGCTCCTAATTCTGTAATTGTGGAAAATGTGACCCAAGTTGGTTACTTACCACAGTGGAAAGTGTGCCAGCTGCACGCACAGATTCAATAATTCATCCACATGCACgccaaattttttatcttcacatcGATGtattataaacaaacaaaagaaaactggttgtttgaacgccaatttataattaataaacaaagaattaaggctTTGGTGCTCGTCATCACGTCAAAATTTGCGTTTGAGACTGAGGAAAGTTTCTGTATGACAAAAAAGTCAGTATCAATTTCTCATCTCTTGAGGTTTGAGCTTCTGTTACTGAGAGTTCGGGatttatgaaaaattatttttggaacaaaCAGAACCCGTTGTTATAATTAGCATTGCTACAAACCGTAGGAGCATACCCGAAATTTTTTGGTCGAAACGGAATTGCACACTGGGAGAAAAGCGATCTCTCTAAAAAGAGACACCAATTTTTTTTCCCTTTTCTGTTGTACACACCAAACACTGGATAGGCCTGGGTCCACAAGTCGGAGTGCTCTCCGGCTGCTTCCTTGCACACCAAATATTTGTTTCTGCACCCCTAAGCTCTCGACGAAAAGTGCcttactctgcagtccggccTGTCGGGATGTCCCGGTCAAAGatgcagtttgtttttttttctaatttattCTAGTATGGACAATACGTATGATCTCCTTTCTGGACCTCAGATGAGCTTTatgtttacaatattttcaGGCAAAATTTATATCATTAGGATAAACTGACCTTGCCATTCAAAATATGGCATCACCAGCGATAAACGTGTATCCTGAACGTTCCATGTTTGACGAGAAGGCCCACATCACTATCAAAGGTTAGTGCGCCTGTGACTTGTAATTAACAATGTATCATGTGTCTGTTGGTCAAGTCTGTTTAACATTGCAGGGTTAGCTTCGAATGAGCTGTTCACTTTGCATTCAATAACTAGAACTGAAAATGGGAATTCATTCGAATGTGTTGCTGTGTATCGCTCCAACGACAATGGTAGTTAAATTTATCACCTAACTGAGTGATTTTAATGTTGGTCCATGCATTATGAACTTGAGTTTTTTAGGGCAATAATTATTCTTTACACATCTAAGGTCTCTTTGACTGATTGTCTTTCTTGATTTCAGGTTTCATCGATCTGTGCGAAGATCAGTCGGTGGGAGGTACGTTCACTGGAGTGGAACCGATGGGTTTATTCTGGGCAATGGTTCCATCACCATTGAACAAGGTGGTGACGTATACTGTGTATTAAACCACGATTAATTTATTTGTCGTTGTCTAATTATTTAATTCCAGAAACacgaataattaattaattagcaggaattatttttatttttcacatcTATCACCTTCATTGAATgctttgtaacaaaatttgatatttttctaaacaatTACAACTCTCTGAAATAATTATCAACCAGGCTAATTTATTGACAGTTGTACCGTTTATGTAGCGTTTTAATGCAACATATAGTATGATCTTACAATAGATTTTAGGTGAAAGGCATTGATTCAACTTGACTGGAgtcaaaacttaattttcaCTTGACTTGACCTAAGTCAGACAAAATGAGATGGTTACAACCCTACACGGACATATTCTTCATTTCAGCGACCACACGCTCGTTTGATGCAAAAAGATGTCACAACGCCGATGTTGGTTAAAATAAGAGTTCTTGACATCATGATCGAGTCAGTGGAGGAGCTTCATCAATTGAGAAAGAAGAACGAGCTTGAACGGCACGAACTGATAGTAACTGAAGTTCGTCGACTGTTTATGGCTCCCGGAACGAAGAGGAAGACATACACGGTCCAGGAAGATGGTTTCCATGGGACTTTATTCATTCCTCCAGGAGATGGTCCATTTCCAGGTcactgttgttgttatttcaaGATTGTGTTGTTAGAAAATTTGTCTTTGCTGGAAattgatgaaataaataaagacagtaacttgaaatatatttatcCAATAACAGCAGAGGTAGTTCTCGATTCTGCCAATCGACTATTCGAGAACTACTTCAACTGTTATTGCGTGTGCTATCCTATCATAGGGTGATCGCCTGAAAGAGAACCCCCTGACCTCAGATTTTGGTTGTTATAcacaataatttaaaataggtTTAAGATCAGTTTGAATTGGTTTGTATTTGTAGGTGTGATATCGATGTTTGGTGGCTTTCCTGGAGTAGTAGAATTCAAAGCCGCCCTCCTAGCGTCTCACGGCTTTGCTACTTTGGCcttggcattttttggtgttccTGGTCTCGTTACTGGCCTTGAAAGTCCTTTGTATTTGGATctagaatattttgaaaaagttgtgGATTTCATGAGAAAACAGCCTTGTATTGATGGACGAGATGGTATTGGTGTAATCGGTTTATCGATGAGCACATTGGTGGCTCTGAGAATGGCAGAGTTCCTCCCCGGTATAAGATGTGTGGTTTGCATCAATGGTTTCACTATGGGCACATTCCCAGGGATTAAATACAAGAACATCTCCATTCCCCCGATGGACTGCTCAGTGCTATATTTCCCTGGTGCCCCACTGGACAGTATTTTGTCCTCGAGAAACTTGCTTGATAACTTGATACAGAATGCAGACCATGATGACATCGGcattaaaatcgatttttacaacaaacacaacatctcgtttttgtttattgctgGTCTCGATGACGATGAGACTCCGTCAGAATTCTGTCTCAATCATGCCGAGAAAAAGCTGAAAGCTGCGAAACATCCCGACTACAAATTACTTCGCTATCCAGCCACCGGCCATTCCATCGAGCCTCCGTATGGAAACCATACCAGGATCTCAGCCAGTGTTGGCCAAACCATGAGATCCTGGGGCGGATTGGCTCACATCCACTGCAAAGCTCAAGAAGACGCTTGGCttaaacaaatacaatttttgaGAGAGAATTTAACACGGGATTTCTCTCCAAAGTTGTGATGTTGAAGTCCTCTTTCTGCTGTCTACGCATGACGCGAAGATGTTTTAATGTTAAGCAGCTTTgacattcattcatttaaacTGCAATATGTGATTctgtttctgtttttgttgGTGCAGTATGGTGCTGCTACTCCATGTTGATTCTTTGGTTTTGATTATTCTCCTAATATTTTCTTATTATTCTTTTGATTGTTATTGATTATTCTCCTCAGTCAAGTATATGTGGTTTGTGCTGCTTTTAGAATCGTAATCTTGCGATCTTAATCTCTGCCCGTGTAGATCATTGATTCATAACTTGGGAGGCGCGCCCCTCTCTATGAGTTAGAACTAAACATGCTTTCACAACCGAGCCGGGCAGTCAATTGCTGTCAGTTGTCAAATATCTGAGTTATCTCAAATACTCACTCAGATATCTGAAATATCGTCTTTCATCCTATTTACTGTGGTGTAGATTCATTGTCAAggttttttcatcattttgtaAACGCATGTAAAACGTGTATACATGTTAATTGTGAACATAACATGTAAAATTAATGTAAAGTATGATTTCAGTATCCAGTAATCTTTAAAGCTGCAATCCTGTTGTTTTCCACCTATGCATCGCACATTGATATAATTTCTTCAGTGaataatttgtgtttttacgtaaataagaaaaaaagcCAAACTGCATCTTTGACCGGGACATCCCGGACTTCAGAGCATGTCACTTTTCGTCGAGACCTTGGGGGCGCAATTCTGGTGTGCAAGGAAACAGCCGGAGTGCACGCCGACTTGTGGCCCAAGCGTATCCAGTGTTTGTGGTAAGCAAGGTACGGCCTTTTACAAcagaaaacgttttcaaaagcATTCGACTGTGTTGTTGGATCCTTCATGAACCCACGTCATAAATGCGTCATATggtgatgacgtaataagcagattttttgtttcgttgttatagttttaaaaaagtttgtcgCTTTTCTAGAATGTTTAATTACTTTTGCATATTTATTTCGACATTCACACCATGCTGCTTTGCGGCAATGGCAACTTCAAAGTTCTTCTGTGGACTCTTTCGATTTCTTTctgcaatgacgtcacaagcaCGAGAACGCAACCGCGATCAGCTGGTTACTTATCGTAGTAAGAACGACGAGAGAAGTTTATTTAAGCTCGATGCGGTCGCGATTGGCCCAATATAGCGCAATGCAAGTAGTACGACGTGACTGAATCCACGACCTCAGGCCTTTTGAACCTCCGAAACGTGCGTAGGGTCCCAGGTTCGATTCCCGCTTGAGGcggaattttttttattcgctGGGGTTATTGAGAAATCTTTTTATCGCGATGATGTTGTGATTGTTTTGTGTCGGATGACGTCAGTAGATGACAACTTGGCGTTGATCACCTGTTTGCAAACTCGTCAACTTTAGGTTCGCATTTTACGATGCGCGAAACTTCCATAAATTTCCGTGTTAAGTAGATGTCGGAAAAGGGGATTGTctctgtgatgtcacaaacataaaacaaatattcttgttacatcataaagaGTCATGAGCTGGTATCGCGCGCGCTTTCATCATCTATCTTTGGATAATCATCCGCCCTGTTTTTGGGGTGGACCGCCGATAACTAAAACTTTAACAATTGCGAACACTACTTTGAAATGAAGCAGGATAGAAGATTACTTTGCCACACAACTCGATTACTTTCCATTTATCTTGAATTTCTATGAATAATAACATCTTGAATATGTTGAATTTCTACACTTGGATTAAATTGTTCAGCGGTAAATTgtaattgttaaattttgtcGTATTTTGAcgatattaatattttaacacTAAGTGGCGGTAAAGATTTCTACACAGCGACATGCGTCAGGTCAAAGTATATGAAGAAATTTTTCCGAACTCAAATTTAACTTTCGTGCCACTGTCTCGACAACTTTCTTGTCAAATACAGGTATTATCGCGTTTTCGAAGACATATTTGGTCACGTACAGTGATAGTTTTATGATATTATCGCggataaaattcaaatttaaagcaaaactcTCGGAAACGCGAAAAAGCCTAGAATTACAACAGGAATGGAATTAAATCAATTCAAACTGTCCCTCTGGGCGAATTAGCGGTCGTCGCTATTTATGAAACCCATAAGACAAGACGTGATTAAAcattcaattaattattataaagaCACTTCCACGCTGGTACGTAAGCACCTGGTGACAAGAAACTTTTGTGATTTCGTATCCAAAAATGTTCCGTTTatcatttaaaagaaaataggGAAACAAAATCGccagaaaatttaattttcaaaaacaattaagTTTGTTGGAAATATAGTTAATTATACCAAAATTAACTCAACAACTAAGTTGGTCGACTATTTGTCAATTTGACTTGTATTgtactgtaggcctattgtttatttttcgccattaactgtacggagcaaaagttacgatgctaaccgttgtagttatagcacaatgaAACACATGTTCACGAACAATTAACAAGCAGTAGTCCTGTAGAATTTTTGGTCAACCTAGAAAAAATTCTTATAAAGACGTATTATATACTGTTGGAAAGATAATTttatcagcttttcaatgataggttttgtcattttttttacCTTGGGGAAAAAAGTTATGACCAAAAACGTGCCAGGGGGTAAAACACTATTTTGCCTAACATTATAATACAATTATAAGCTAAAATACGATACCTTCGTAACAGAATACAACACCATAAATTGGAATATTACTATCAGCAAAGCAAACTAACAATAGGacagcaaaaaaaataaaacataactttATTAAGAGGTATTTATCACACGTTTAAGGGGGTAAAAGTTGACCGAGACGGAGATAATAGGAGAGATTTCacagaaataaaaggtttttcttttataagcAAGGTCATGTAAGCAACACATAAAAGTTATCTAAGACGTAGTGAAAATGTATTTAGTTAAAATGCTATTTCATAGggtattttgttacaaaaatacacCAAAAATCTGTACACCCCCAGTCCTGGAGTGCCAAAAAAGCCCGGTCTTGCTAGGGTTAAACCAACTGTAAAGATGTAAAAACGATATTTACAGTTTTAAgttctaataaaatataaacacatttCAATCAAAATCATGCAAACGCATCCATAAAATGTCTCTCTTCTTCTCCCAATTCGTCATCAAACACGACTGTAGTATTTGTGCATGTCATTCCGCAACATTCCTTGCATGACGATGTGCATGTTAAGCCCGCTTTCCGACAAGAGCAGCGTCTGTTACATGATCCCTTGCAGCTACATCGAATGATTTTCAAGACATCTTCTGGTGCAGCAGCTACATCCGTCATTACTGGAGAAAACATGTCATCTTTCTTTTGCCAACCCCATGACAAGGGTTTCAAATCTGAGTTGCTTAAAGTTCTCCAAACTTTCAGCTGGTGATATACTCTGAGGCCGTGGTGATATGCAGCTCGTGGTGATGGTGGAAGGAGAGCTGGATCAACGTGAGAACGATTAGACATGACCATTTCCTCGTACTTCTGTTTCCTGATTTGCGATAAAGTATACGTAGACGAGTTTAAAAATTCGAAGAACCGTATCGAAGCCCTGCCAACTTGGTCTGGAGACACGTCGTCTTTGTAGAAAACATCGGCAACATTTCGCAAACTGCTTGATTTCAACTTCTCAAATATAGATATCTTGCCGAATTTATGAATTGCTGAAGTTGTATCGCAGCCCGTAAATGCATGAGCGAATAACAAGTACtccaaaacaataacatcTACCTTCGCAATAATATCTCTAACTCTGTAGCACTATCTTTGCTGGCAGTTTTTCCCTCTTGTAATGTTTGTCAAGAAGATATCAGGATAGTTGCGGTGCATAGCATGATGCACTAGCAAGCAAAGGACATCAGTATCGTCGGAGTACACAGTTACAGGTGTCCCACCTACCGAATCAAAAGCAACTTGAACGATTGTTGTATCTGCATCACTAGGGCACAAATGAACTTTGAAACCATTCACCtccagttgtttcgataaagcCACcacaaatctttgtttgtttgtatagTTTGAGAAAAAGATGTTCCTTTCAGTTGGGCAAGGATTTTGATTATTTAATTCAACAGTTTGAGACGTCGTACCAGAGCGTTTTTGATGGGTCGAATCTTTGGTTGACACCCTGTAGCcatcaaaaacaataacattgGCGCGCAAATGCTGAAGTGGCAAAACGcaaaggcttaaaacatgcaatacAGCAATAATAGAATTGTGCTATAAATAAAACGGTAGGTTGGCATAGACACCAGACCCACAAAATAgttcttaatttaaaaaaatgtaaagccaaaataacacaaacaacgaaacaacTACACTGTTGGAAGATGAAGAGAACATGTTccctaacattaaaaacacggATATTAACAGCCGAAACAAATATATGAAGTGACATGATCtgattaaaaaaacaatgaatATGAAAAGTGCCAAACAAATTTAGTTCCAAACATTATTCATTAACGAAATGTTTGGAACTGGATATCatattaacttaaatttacatttctttTGCATGTTAGTTTGaaactataaataaatttgCTCTGGTGcaacagaaaatatttaattagcAGCTCcgttcaaagttttcaagcTGTtgcggcctgggtggcatttttaataccagtacatcatttcttggaaaagtgttttctagttattgatgAAAGTTTATGAACTTTCCAGCACAtgtgctgataagaaatctttattggaaatgcccgcttcttaactttaTACCGATAATTTATCTggtagttgatcaactgagtgacagttcatttgagtgacacattggtaagtactgttcaaactacagtaatgggttagggttagggttagggttaattatgtcactcaaatactgtcactcaaatgaactgtcattCAGATGATATACACGCGATTTATCTACGTGTCAGCTTTAACTACATGTAACTCCCATTACCAACACATTGTTTTCTACGCTGCACATGTTCTGGAATTTGGAATTTCTAGTCGAACATTTTCACTCCCATCGCTTCACattttataagctcgcacttctaccagcgagcaGAGGCAGATGGAGAAAATCACAGAAACGAACAGATGAGCTTTTTAAGCTAGTCATTgtgattgcaactcaatagacgTCTTATAAGCAGTGGTATTACTATGTTCTTGATTATGCGTAAttttgagaaagtgtacagcacctacaataacaaccttttcttgtaaactacttctgttgtaatattaaaaccttttggctgacaagaggttagagtattctaaccgcacgcaacaatagagtcagataattcaacaggtaaattaagttaacataaGATAAGTTAAGCCTCTGAAAGGCAACcttcttttgaaattttatttgacgATAATCTAGCGCTAGGTCAGAAAAACATGTGTAGTCATATCTCCACCAAATATCGCCTCGTTAAATGGCATGACGAGTATCGTTCCCTTTCTACAGTAGGATTTTGCAAGATCTAAACTAAGaagttaaagaaataaatcaGTCAGTATTCAATTGGTTCAATTCGATGGATCAGAATTTAGAGAGTGACAATTTCATCGTATGCAGGTAAAgcagcccgttgttaaagatagacggttaggttaggagaatcggtaagcaaaaagttgatttaagttgtttaaggttttattggggttagattttttttaatttaattttaattttaaacaatttttttacgatgaaatagtggcagccgtTAATTTAAGAGCGTTAAAGCAcagcaaagtttttttgctGCAGGCCTAGCACCAGCATAAACCGACCCTGAGTTTGGCTTAACTTTGTACATTTGCATGCATTTCCTCCTAGGGCATGACGAGGCAACTAGGACATTGTGATGATTGCCgcattgttttaaagttgaatTGCCACCAGCTTCCTGTTAATATGTGGAGGATAGACCGGCATTGTCCATATGCTAAAAGTGTGAAGAGATTCCAAGCTAAATGAGAATAAATTCTCAGTTGATCGGAGAGAATAAAGTATCATAAAGACCATTAACAAGAGCTTTTTTTTAAGCGACCTTTCTTGACCCTATATTAAATCAAATTCATTTGGCTTCTTTAtagaaaatttgtttggtaAATGCGTAGGTAATGTAACAGAACATTTGTAGTGCAAAAAACTAAACTTAATGTTACTTAATGCAGAGGTTAAATGGCTTGTACACTGAAACTCACGTTAGGGAAGGGTTTGGTCTGAAAGTTATTATTTACAAAGTTACAGTAACTGTTACAATATTAGCTGAAATCGTATTTTTTCTCTGGCTTTGTTTAAAGCTTGTTGAGAAGTTTATAACAAAAGAGCACATGGCCATAGAAACCATAACAGGTTTACAGGAAAGTTGCAGTGGTCCATGTTTGATTTCGAAATCGTCTTAAgttctttgttatttctgcaGTTTctctaaaaatgtttgtttcaagACTGATATTATTTTTGCTGATTGCCTTTCTGCTGAGTCATCGGTGTAACGCTGACGTGAAGAGTGAACAGGATGTGGATTCGGAATTTGATGACGTACTCTTGGAAGCAGAGAATGAAGTATAGACTCTCTGCATCGGTTGCTGTGAGTGAAGCAACAAGTTTGTTTAATGAGTCATTGTTTAGATGAAAGAACTTGATTCGATCCCGGACGGGAGCTTACCGATACTACATGGATTAAACTCAGAATCATCGACAGGTGATGAAGATGAAAACCAAGAAATATCATCAGAGGATCAAGAG of the Clavelina lepadiformis chromosome 7, kaClaLepa1.1, whole genome shotgun sequence genome contains:
- the LOC143465507 gene encoding peroxisomal succinyl-coenzyme A thioesterase-like gives rise to the protein MASPAINVYPERSMFDEKAHITIKGLASNELFTLHSITRTENGNSFECVAVYRSNDNGFIDLCEDQSVGGTFTGVEPMGLFWAMVPSPLNKRPHARLMQKDVTTPMLVKIRVLDIMIESVEELHQLRKKNELERHELIVTEVRRLFMAPGTKRKTYTVQEDGFHGTLFIPPGDGPFPGVISMFGGFPGVVEFKAALLASHGFATLALAFFGVPGLVTGLESPLYLDLEYFEKVVDFMRKQPCIDGRDGIGVIGLSMSTLVALRMAEFLPGIRCVVCINGFTMGTFPGIKYKNISIPPMDCSVLYFPGAPLDSILSSRNLLDNLIQNADHDDIGIKIDFYNKHNISFLFIAGLDDDETPSEFCLNHAEKKLKAAKHPDYKLLRYPATGHSIEPPYGNHTRISASVGQTMRSWGGLAHIHCKAQEDAWLKQIQFLRENLTRDFSPKL
- the LOC143465494 gene encoding uncharacterized protein LOC143465494 gives rise to the protein MFVSRLILFLLIAFLLSHRCNADVKSEQDVDSEFDDVLLEAENEMKELDSIPDGSLPILHGLNSESSTGDEDENQEISSEDQEKMRKHRLEEELRNLLSKLSNKDQSLPDIKK